The genomic interval GGTTATTTGCCGAACAGCTCGATAATCTTCTGACGCCGGAAGGCAAAAATCTCTTCAATGCGCGGGCGCACCACGAGACGGTTGATAACGCTGTCTATCAACGGAACCGGCAAAGCGTAGTATACCAGGTCGGTCATGTGCACGCCGCCCTCTACGGGCGTAAAGGTATGCCGGTGATGCCAGAACCGATACGGACCGAAACGCTGTTCGTCCACGAAAAAGCGCAACGGCTCTACGTGGGTAATCTCTGTCACCCAGAACATCGGTATCCCCCACAGAGGGCGTACCGTATAGGCGATAATGATGCCCGGTTCCATCCTGTCGGGCACAGGGGTCAGGATATCGAAGCCCATGTAGGGCGGCGTGATGACCTTCAGGTTGACGGGACTGGAGAAGAAGTCCCAGACCTCTTCTAACGGAGCTGGTATCGTCTGTTCTGTCTCGAAGCGAAAGAGTTTCATTGCGTCCTTATTATACCCCGCGCGTTACCGGGTGTAATACCGCCATCGGCATTTGAGGTCAATGCTCTTGCCCGGCGAGAGCCTCGCTCTGCATGAGGTGTCCGGCAGATTCATCCGACACCACTCCCCGCCTTGACCAGTAGCGGGGTGATGTGGTATGTTGAGCGAGGTAAGGTTCCTAACCAGGCTGGATGCACACCACCGGAACAATGCTCATTTTTGCATAATGGTAAGCAATCGCTACATAACGAGCCCTCTGCGTTTCCCGGGTGGGAAGTCTCGGGCGTTGGAGCGGATTATACCCCTCATCCCGCCGTTCCGCGAGTTTCGGGAACCAATGGTCGGAGGTGGTTCTGTCTTCCTGCGGTTGAAGCAAATCCATCCCCACTGCCAGTACTGGATTAATGATATTAACTACGAATTGTATTGCTTCTGGATAGCAACACGAGACCATGTTGGCGCTCTGGTGGAAGCGGTATCGGAGATTAAAGAACGTACACAGGATGGCAAACGGCTGTTCTATGAACTGATGGAGACCTATGGTTCCGGCAGCGAGCTGGAACGTGCAGTGCGCTTCTTTGTCTTGAACCGCATTACCTTCTCGGGAACTGTAGATTCCGGCGGCTATTCCGAACACGCATTTCATGGACGATTTACCCACTCATCGATCAAAGCTCTGCAGCGCGTTTCTCCTCTCCTGCAGGGTGTGCGAATCACCAACCTGGACTATGCAGAGGTGGTGAACGCGCCGGGTGAAGATGTGTTCATCTTTCTGGATCCCCCTTACTACTCTGCGACACGCTCACGCCTGTATGGAAAGCGCGGGGAACTGCATACTGGCTTTGACCACGTGCGCTTTGCTGAAGTGGTTAAGCAATGCCCGCATCAATGGTTAATCACTTACGACGACTGCCCCGAAGTAAGGCGTTTATTTGCCGACGCCTGTATCGTGCAATGGCAGCTGCAGTATGGTATGAATAACTACAAGCAACCGTTCGCTCGCCCGGGGAAGGAGTTGTTCATCGCCAACTACGACATCGCCTCACGTTACCAGAAGCAGCTTGCCCTGCTCCTGCAACAGCGAACCGGCTACCTTGCTCACGAGGATGAATAGGCATCTTCGATGACTCTCAAGGTGTTTTGTGCCGCTGCCTCCCAGCGAAACTGTCTGGCACGCTCCAGCCCACGTTCCACCAGTTGCTGGCGCACAGTCCCGTCCTGTGTGATGCGCAGAATACCCTCGGCAATCGCCTGTGCGTGGTGAGGGTCGGCTAATATGCCTCCGTCGTCCACGACCTCGGGCATCGCGGATGTGCTGGACGCCAGCACGGGCGTGCCGCAGCCCATTGCCTCGAGAGGCGGCAAGCCAAACCCCTCGTACAGCGACGGGTACAGCAGCGCCGTAGCGGCGGCGTACACGCCCGGCAGATGCTCGCGCGGGATGTAGCCCGCAAACACCAGGCGTTCCCGGATGCCCAGACGGCGTGCCTGTGCCGAGATGCGCTCGTGTTGCCAGCCGGGCGCGCCCACCAGCACCAGCGGAGGAAGTTCTGCACGCTGCCTTACCAGCGCATACGCATCCAGCAAGCGGGGCAGATTCTTGCGCGGCTCTAACGTGCCCACAAACAACAGGAATCGCTCCGGCAGGGAATAGCGCACCCTTACCATCGGCTCCAGCGCATGGGCGTTCTCCGGGGTGAAGATGGCGTCCAGACCATACGGAATGACCGCCACCTTCTCACCCGGCACACCGTACAGTCGCGTGATGTCGGAAGCCGTAGACCGCGAGATGGCGATAACCTTCCGCGCGCGTTGCACACTCCAGCGGGTGATGCATCTCAGATATGCTCGCCGCACGGGATGGATGGTTTCGGGCGAGACCTCAAAATTCAGGTCGTGGACGGTAACCACTCCCGCACCGTGCCAGCGCATTGGCAGGATGAAAGCGGGCGAGAAAAACACACCTACCCTGTCCCTTTGCAGCAAGCGTGGCAGGATGGTTTGCTCCCACAGCACCCGCTGGGTACCCGAACGCAGTGGTCGCGACGCGGGCACCCATCGAACCTGCCCGCAGACGGGGATGGACAGTCGCGAAGGCTCACCGTACAGCACGAGTTCGTGTGAGGTTGCCTGTGCAATCAGTTCCGGCACCAGGGCACGGATGTAGTGCTGAATACCGGTGTGCGTGGTGGACAGCAGATGCACGTTCACGCCGATGCGCATGGTTCACTGCATTCCCAGCGATTTCAGGCTGCGCCGCAGACTATCTGCCTGCTGTGCGGTCAGGTCCTGCAAAGGGGGACGTACCGACATTGTGGGCAGACCTCGCCACGCGCATATCTGCTTGATGGCCGGAACGAACGGCAGGGCATCTACGGCTTGCATCACCGCCCTCAGGCGTTCGTTGAGGAGGGTGGTATCTTCGCCCCGGCGCGAAGTGGTGTCGATATCTACCATCAGTTCGGGAAAGGCGTTTGCCAATCCGGAGATACAGCCTGCTGCCCCCGAGGCCAGCGCGTCTGCCAGCAGGTTTTCGGCTCCCACAAATATCTGCAGACGGGGAAAACGCAGCAGAAAAGAGAGAAGCGTCTCCCAGTTGCCCGAGCTGTCCTTCAAGCCAATCAGGTGGGGGTAGTCCAGCAGCCCTTCCACGACCGCGGGGCTGATGTCTACACCCGCCAGCTCGGGG from Bacillota bacterium carries:
- a CDS encoding dihydrodipicolinate synthase family protein, giving the protein MATLLPRGVYTALVTPLTKAGEVEYSLFQTLVDRQRERGVVGLVVCGTTGEGTSLSVEERERAIATVRECATDIVVIAGTGCANLPETVRLSRFSQQHRCDAILVIPPFYYKGISDEGLVAYYMRLLDAVDIPVVLYNYPELAGVDISPAVVEGLLDYPHLIGLKDSSGNWETLLSFLLRFPRLQIFVGAENLLADALASGAAGCISGLANAFPELMVDIDTTSRRGEDTTLLNERLRAVMQAVDALPFVPAIKQICAWRGLPTMSVRPPLQDLTAQQADSLRRSLKSLGMQ
- a CDS encoding SRPBCC family protein; translation: MKLFRFETEQTIPAPLEEVWDFFSSPVNLKVITPPYMGFDILTPVPDRMEPGIIIAYTVRPLWGIPMFWVTEITHVEPLRFFVDEQRFGPYRFWHHRHTFTPVEGGVHMTDLVYYALPVPLIDSVINRLVVRPRIEEIFAFRRQKIIELFGK
- a CDS encoding glycosyltransferase family 4 protein, whose protein sequence is MRIGVNVHLLSTTHTGIQHYIRALVPELIAQATSHELVLYGEPSRLSIPVCGQVRWVPASRPLRSGTQRVLWEQTILPRLLQRDRVGVFFSPAFILPMRWHGAGVVTVHDLNFEVSPETIHPVRRAYLRCITRWSVQRARKVIAISRSTASDITRLYGVPGEKVAVIPYGLDAIFTPENAHALEPMVRVRYSLPERFLLFVGTLEPRKNLPRLLDAYALVRQRAELPPLVLVGAPGWQHERISAQARRLGIRERLVFAGYIPREHLPGVYAAATALLYPSLYEGFGLPPLEAMGCGTPVLASSTSAMPEVVDDGGILADPHHAQAIAEGILRITQDGTVRQQLVERGLERARQFRWEAAAQNTLRVIEDAYSSS
- a CDS encoding DNA adenine methylase; the encoded protein is MVSNRYITSPLRFPGGKSRALERIIPLIPPFREFREPMVGGGSVFLRLKQIHPHCQYWINDINYELYCFWIATRDHVGALVEAVSEIKERTQDGKRLFYELMETYGSGSELERAVRFFVLNRITFSGTVDSGGYSEHAFHGRFTHSSIKALQRVSPLLQGVRITNLDYAEVVNAPGEDVFIFLDPPYYSATRSRLYGKRGELHTGFDHVRFAEVVKQCPHQWLITYDDCPEVRRLFADACIVQWQLQYGMNNYKQPFARPGKELFIANYDIASRYQKQLALLLQQRTGYLAHEDE